The Niastella koreensis GR20-10 genome includes a window with the following:
- a CDS encoding RagB/SusD family nutrient uptake outer membrane protein, giving the protein MKKYNHYFKISLLLMGLSAAGCKKDFFNRPPADTLTLDNFYQTTDQVQAGTNALYNSPWFDWNNKASWSIAEMMGGNARTYSPDVINFSNFSVTGDNIQLSAAWNALYSVVAQSNGVINNLPTHVAKTIPAAVVNNALGEAHFMRAVAYFYLVRTWGNVPIITNSLDYVNNYQVNTNPVTDIYKFILNDLQFAEANCTAMIRNGSKTQGHVSSGSASAFLAKVYLYMRDYANARTEAEKVINSGEFKLYGVDIAGKTYADLFKTANNNNEESVAALQWQGGSAYGHGNSQQAFFAFTSQITGTGDGYGSVAGSIDLTSSYEAGDLRRKPTLMYPGDVYPEIDQAHGGFTVPSNAISQGTSALLKKYVVGTPADNGGLGAAFSTGVNTYLMRYAEVLLIEAEAVLAGKASTTDPAALGPVNKVRQRAGLSPLTTVTQDNIMHERRIELAMECDYWFDLGRLDGFNVTSHPKAIAIIDNQERGIYSTTTPVVVWSQKYNISDANFLLPYPTTESTLNPKLLQAPVPYHF; this is encoded by the coding sequence ATGAAAAAATACAATCATTATTTCAAAATAAGCCTGCTGTTAATGGGTCTTTCGGCAGCCGGTTGCAAAAAAGATTTTTTCAACCGCCCGCCTGCCGACACCCTTACCCTGGATAATTTTTACCAGACTACCGATCAGGTGCAGGCCGGTACCAATGCCCTGTACAATTCACCCTGGTTCGACTGGAACAATAAAGCATCCTGGAGTATCGCCGAAATGATGGGCGGTAACGCCCGCACCTATTCGCCCGATGTGATCAATTTCAGTAATTTTTCCGTAACAGGCGATAACATACAATTATCTGCGGCATGGAATGCCCTGTATTCCGTAGTGGCCCAGTCAAATGGGGTTATCAACAACCTGCCCACGCACGTGGCCAAAACAATACCTGCCGCCGTGGTGAACAACGCACTGGGTGAAGCGCATTTCATGCGCGCCGTTGCCTATTTTTACCTGGTACGCACCTGGGGTAATGTGCCCATCATCACCAACTCGCTCGACTATGTAAACAATTACCAGGTGAATACCAACCCGGTAACGGATATCTATAAGTTTATTTTGAACGATCTGCAATTTGCCGAAGCCAATTGCACCGCCATGATCAGGAATGGCAGCAAAACGCAGGGGCATGTGTCCAGCGGATCAGCCTCGGCCTTTTTGGCAAAAGTGTATTTATACATGCGCGACTATGCCAATGCACGCACCGAAGCCGAAAAGGTTATCAACAGCGGTGAGTTTAAACTGTACGGCGTTGATATTGCCGGTAAAACCTATGCCGACCTGTTTAAGACGGCCAATAACAACAACGAAGAATCAGTGGCCGCGTTGCAATGGCAGGGCGGAAGCGCTTACGGCCATGGCAATTCGCAGCAGGCCTTTTTTGCCTTTACTTCGCAAATAACAGGCACTGGCGATGGCTATGGTTCGGTGGCTGGTTCCATCGATCTTACCAGCTCGTATGAGGCCGGCGATCTTCGCCGCAAACCCACCCTCATGTACCCGGGCGACGTATATCCTGAAATTGACCAGGCCCACGGCGGGTTTACCGTACCGTCAAACGCCATTTCGCAGGGCACTTCGGCCTTATTAAAAAAATACGTGGTGGGCACACCTGCCGACAACGGCGGTTTGGGCGCCGCATTTTCAACGGGCGTCAATACGTACCTGATGCGGTATGCCGAAGTGTTGCTTATTGAAGCCGAGGCGGTGCTGGCCGGTAAAGCATCTACTACCGACCCGGCAGCCCTTGGCCCGGTGAATAAAGTGCGGCAGCGTGCCGGGTTAAGCCCCCTTACCACCGTTACCCAGGACAATATTATGCACGAGCGCAGAATAGAATTGGCGATGGAATGCGATTACTGGTTCGACCTCGGGCGGCTCGATGGCTTCAATGTAACATCGCATCCCAAGGCCATTGCGATCATCGACAACCAGGAAAGAGGCATTTACAGTACTACCACCCCCGTAGTAGTATGGTCGCAGAAATACAACATCAGCGATGCCAATTTCCTGCTGCCTTATCCCACCACCGAATCAACCCTTAATCCCAAATTGTTACAGGCGCCTGTGCCGTATCATTTTTAA
- a CDS encoding TonB-dependent receptor, which translates to MKLIVLLMIVSLSRVSAEGFGQGITIHEKSASIPAILHNIEKQSKYNFFYEKADFPTSLKITVHFDHVPVETVLDECFKNQPVTYRIFQQTIVIKKSVAPKPEDIVSSPDTTITVVGLVQDEKGRGLPGVSVTVKNSKYSVNTDINGRYHIPAPTNGILIFTFVGMQKQEVAIAGKTTINITLNLATEELGDVVVIGYGTQKRRDINGAISSVKAIDIATIPQPSVDQLLQGKAAGLSITQNSGAPGSNTSVRVRGVTSLSGTNEPLYVIDGVPISGDANNSSTSGRSPLQTAAGYTYTQSSVSPLAMINPNDIESIDVLKDASATAIYGNRASNGVIIITTKRGKNGNAKINYNGYAGQQQVSKYIHMMDLKQYARLQDVMSDIFGVGRRPDLADSSLLGAGTDWQRLVLRKALQQSHQLSVSGGKDGMNYYVSGGMLQQDGIVIGSGFKRYSFRSNLDAQVKEWFKLGLTLAGNRTAEDVVQGDNNGIIYNALLQAPDLTAYNADGSYSGPPASDPLSVTGVINPVAQAKQITNHLNRSNLNTNLYNDIRFTRDLTLRSELGGDFNFSDNNLFTPSYTWGRFVNTNASLNERSQQSTYGIWKEYLTYQHTFAGKHILTALAGHEVQQANWRGTQGFRQGFYSNTVQSLNLGQATTATNDEYKGSQSQESFYARVIYNYSNRYSFTATIRKDKSSKFAPEHQIGYFPAFAASWKLSDEAFMQNIKTVADNIKIRLGYGQVGNQEIPNYLYGSPLNASVTGLGTGFLLNQIANPNLKWQTSIQYNAGLDFSLFNRRVDATVDVYKKTSRNFLFQLPLPAYLVGDFTYLGGINPPYVNLGRVENQGIDITLNTHNIVSEKVKWNTSIIFSHYNNTVKELGTGLDELIGKVTNGFLDVAATRTVVGGPIGEFYGYRVKGLFKTDDQLSNAPQQFNRPVGNNSAGTWLGDVQYQDLDNNKVIDAKDRVALGSPNPKFTYGITNNFTFGDFDLSIFLYGSYGAKILNLLDRTLGGLAGPYQNQYASVAGYWTPTNPNTDIPAPKVGTDNPNIFVSDRFIHSGSYLRIQNINLGWNVPARWLHRAKIGGLKIYSSVQNLHTFTSYNGYDPEIGASNQSAILTNIDNGRYPLARTITVGMNVQL; encoded by the coding sequence ATGAAATTGATTGTTCTTCTAATGATTGTTTCACTTTCCAGGGTTAGTGCCGAAGGCTTCGGCCAGGGCATCACTATTCATGAAAAAAGCGCCTCCATTCCGGCCATTTTGCACAATATTGAAAAGCAGAGTAAGTATAATTTTTTTTACGAAAAGGCCGACTTTCCCACATCGCTGAAAATTACCGTTCACTTTGACCATGTTCCGGTTGAGACCGTGCTCGATGAATGTTTTAAGAACCAGCCGGTAACCTACCGTATTTTTCAGCAAACCATTGTCATTAAAAAATCTGTTGCGCCCAAACCGGAGGACATTGTCAGTTCCCCCGATACCACCATCACCGTCGTTGGCCTGGTCCAGGATGAAAAAGGCCGCGGGCTCCCCGGTGTTTCGGTAACGGTTAAAAATTCCAAATACAGCGTAAATACCGATATCAATGGCCGGTACCACATTCCGGCGCCTACCAACGGCATCCTGATATTTACGTTTGTGGGCATGCAAAAACAGGAAGTGGCCATTGCCGGTAAAACCACCATCAACATCACACTTAATCTGGCCACTGAAGAATTGGGTGATGTGGTGGTGATAGGTTATGGTACACAAAAAAGAAGGGATATCAACGGTGCCATCTCGTCGGTAAAAGCGATCGATATCGCCACTATTCCCCAGCCCAGCGTAGACCAGCTGCTGCAGGGTAAGGCCGCGGGACTAAGCATTACGCAAAACTCCGGCGCTCCGGGCAGCAATACCTCCGTGCGCGTGCGCGGCGTCACCTCTTTAAGCGGTACCAATGAGCCCCTGTATGTGATCGACGGCGTGCCCATCTCGGGCGATGCCAATAATTCAAGTACCAGCGGACGGTCGCCCCTGCAAACCGCTGCCGGCTATACGTACACGCAAAGCTCGGTAAGCCCGTTAGCTATGATCAATCCCAACGACATCGAATCCATCGATGTACTGAAAGACGCTTCGGCCACCGCCATCTATGGCAACAGGGCGAGTAACGGGGTTATCATTATCACTACCAAACGCGGTAAGAACGGCAATGCCAAAATAAATTACAACGGCTATGCTGGCCAGCAGCAGGTGTCGAAATACATCCACATGATGGACCTGAAGCAATATGCCAGGTTGCAGGATGTGATGAGCGATATTTTCGGCGTTGGCCGCAGGCCCGATCTGGCTGATTCCAGTTTACTGGGCGCCGGTACCGACTGGCAGCGCCTGGTGTTAAGGAAAGCTTTGCAGCAAAGCCACCAGCTGTCTGTTTCGGGCGGTAAGGATGGAATGAACTATTATGTGTCGGGCGGCATGCTGCAGCAGGATGGCATCGTTATAGGCTCGGGCTTCAAACGGTATTCGTTCCGCTCCAATCTCGACGCACAGGTAAAGGAATGGTTTAAGCTGGGGCTTACCCTGGCAGGTAACCGAACCGCAGAAGATGTGGTGCAGGGTGATAACAACGGTATCATTTATAACGCGCTGCTGCAGGCGCCCGATCTTACTGCCTACAATGCTGATGGTAGCTATTCCGGTCCGCCCGCCAGCGACCCGCTTTCAGTCACCGGCGTCATTAATCCCGTAGCGCAGGCAAAGCAGATCACCAATCACCTCAACCGGTCCAATCTGAATACCAACCTGTATAACGATATCCGGTTCACCAGGGACCTAACCCTCCGGTCAGAGCTTGGCGGCGATTTTAATTTTTCCGATAACAATCTTTTTACGCCATCTTATACGTGGGGCCGGTTCGTGAACACGAATGCTTCACTTAATGAACGGTCGCAGCAAAGTACGTACGGCATCTGGAAGGAATACCTTACCTACCAGCATACTTTTGCCGGAAAGCACATCCTGACTGCGCTGGCCGGTCACGAAGTACAGCAGGCAAACTGGCGCGGCACGCAGGGCTTTCGCCAGGGTTTTTATAGCAACACCGTACAGTCGCTGAACCTGGGGCAGGCAACTACCGCCACGAATGATGAATACAAAGGCAGCCAGAGCCAGGAATCTTTTTATGCCCGGGTTATTTACAATTACAGCAACCGGTACAGTTTTACGGCAACTATTCGCAAAGACAAATCTTCAAAATTCGCACCCGAGCACCAGATCGGTTATTTCCCGGCGTTCGCCGCATCGTGGAAACTGAGTGACGAAGCATTTATGCAAAACATAAAAACGGTGGCGGATAATATTAAAATAAGATTGGGCTATGGCCAGGTAGGCAACCAGGAAATTCCCAATTACCTCTATGGCTCGCCGCTGAACGCTTCAGTAACGGGGCTGGGTACGGGCTTTTTGCTGAACCAGATCGCCAATCCGAACCTGAAATGGCAAACCTCTATTCAATACAATGCCGGTCTCGACTTCAGCCTGTTTAACAGGCGGGTGGATGCCACCGTGGATGTATACAAAAAAACATCGCGGAATTTCTTATTTCAGCTGCCCTTGCCAGCCTACCTGGTGGGCGATTTTACTTACCTCGGTGGTATCAATCCGCCATATGTCAACCTGGGAAGGGTAGAGAACCAGGGTATCGACATTACGCTGAACACGCATAACATCGTTAGTGAAAAGGTAAAATGGAATACCTCCATCATTTTCTCGCATTATAACAACACGGTAAAAGAACTGGGTACGGGGCTCGATGAGCTCATTGGGAAGGTCACCAACGGCTTTCTCGATGTGGCGGCTACCCGCACCGTGGTGGGCGGCCCCATTGGGGAGTTTTACGGTTACAGGGTGAAAGGCTTATTTAAAACAGATGATCAGTTAAGCAACGCGCCGCAGCAGTTTAACCGCCCCGTTGGTAATAACAGCGCCGGCACCTGGCTGGGCGATGTGCAGTACCAGGACCTGGACAATAACAAGGTGATCGATGCCAAAGACCGTGTGGCGCTTGGTAGCCCCAATCCCAAATTCACCTATGGCATTACCAACAACTTTACCTTCGGTGATTTTGATCTGAGCATTTTCCTGTATGGTTCCTACGGCGCCAAGATCCTGAACCTGCTCGATCGTACACTGGGTGGCCTGGCCGGTCCTTACCAGAACCAATACGCTTCTGTTGCCGGATACTGGACGCCAACCAATCCCAACACTGATATTCCTGCCCCTAAGGTCGGAACAGACAATCCCAACATCTTTGTCAGTGACCGGTTTATTCACAGCGGGTCTTACCTCCGCATTCAGAACATTAACCTGGGCTGGAACGTACCCGCCCGCTGGCTCCACAGAGCAAAAATAGGTGGGCTGAAGATCTATAGCAGTGTTCAAAACCTGCATACGTTTACCAGTTACAACGGCTATGATCCCGAAATTGGTGCAAGCAACCAAAGCGCTATCCTTACAAATATCGACAATGGCAGGTATCCGCTTGCCCGCACCATCACCGTTGGAATGAACGTACAGCTTTAA
- a CDS encoding FecR family protein translates to MKKNNERLSRLFQGYYENTLSREETDELFQLLYREGDDEQLNALIVQAWQQLQEEAPRYTTSNSDSILNSILEDIHSRRDDRSEKQMPAKLFWLKRVAAAAFVVILAGAFYFIFRQRPVPAVTASTSPALLQKDSLYNNNKAILRLANGSVIVLDTLKSGAFTRQGNMQISKTADGQLLYKVKDSAGGVYATAINTISTPYGGQYQVQLQDGTKVWLNATSTLRFPVSFASNERRVSITGEVYFEVVRNVKKPFIVNIPGGAVEVLGTHFNVNAYDDEKVVKTTLLEGKVKVRQWSKVNDQSASAKTSAEKSVVLKPGEQAIAVASPLTTDPADSRHPGKVGNSPLTIDHSPDLEEVLAWKNNLFSFTDVGIEEVMRQAARWYHIRVQYKGTISQSEFNGKIPRTIKLAEFLNILRYKGINVSVTGQDVTIIN, encoded by the coding sequence ATGAAAAAAAACAACGAAAGGCTCAGCCGTTTGTTCCAGGGATACTATGAAAACACCTTAAGCCGGGAGGAAACGGATGAATTATTTCAACTGCTTTACCGCGAAGGCGATGATGAACAGTTGAATGCCCTCATCGTACAGGCCTGGCAACAACTGCAGGAAGAAGCGCCTCGTTATACAACCTCCAACAGCGACTCCATTCTCAATTCCATTCTTGAAGATATTCATAGTAGAAGAGACGACCGTTCAGAAAAACAGATGCCGGCAAAATTGTTTTGGCTGAAGCGTGTAGCTGCTGCTGCGTTTGTTGTTATTTTAGCCGGAGCGTTTTATTTTATCTTCCGGCAGCGGCCCGTTCCTGCCGTCACCGCTTCCACTTCACCAGCTTTATTGCAAAAAGATTCTCTATACAATAATAACAAGGCCATACTCCGCCTGGCCAATGGTTCGGTTATAGTGCTGGATACCTTAAAGAGCGGTGCATTCACCCGCCAGGGCAACATGCAGATCAGCAAAACAGCAGACGGACAATTACTTTATAAGGTGAAAGACAGTGCCGGAGGCGTTTATGCTACCGCTATCAATACCATTTCAACGCCTTATGGCGGCCAGTACCAGGTGCAGTTGCAGGATGGTACAAAAGTGTGGCTGAATGCGACATCTACGCTGCGGTTTCCGGTTTCATTTGCAAGTAATGAACGCCGGGTGTCTATTACTGGCGAGGTTTATTTTGAAGTGGTCAGGAATGTAAAGAAGCCCTTCATTGTTAATATTCCAGGGGGCGCCGTAGAAGTATTGGGCACTCATTTTAATGTAAATGCGTATGATGATGAGAAGGTTGTTAAGACAACTTTGTTGGAAGGGAAAGTGAAAGTGCGTCAATGGTCAAAGGTCAATGATCAATCCGCCTCCGCTAAAACGTCTGCGGAAAAGTCGGTGGTCTTAAAACCTGGTGAGCAGGCTATTGCAGTAGCGAGCCCACTCACCACAGACCCTGCCGATTCCCGGCATCCCGGCAAAGTCGGGAACTCACCACTCACCATTGACCATTCACCAGATTTGGAAGAGGTACTCGCCTGGAAAAACAACCTGTTTAGTTTCACGGATGTGGGTATAGAAGAAGTGATGCGCCAGGCCGCCCGCTGGTATCACATCCGGGTACAATACAAGGGCACCATATCTCAAAGTGAATTTAATGGTAAGATCCCGCGCACTATAAAGCTGGCTGAATTCCTGAACATACTCCGTTATAAGGGAATCAATGTCAGCGTAACCGGCCAGGACGTAACCATCATCAATTAA
- a CDS encoding RNA polymerase sigma factor: protein MSIPDSVAEYELLQQVACGSERAFGQLFMCYHQWLISHIFRLTGSMAQAEEVVQDVFLKLWVNREVLAGIQRFKPYLFVLSRNHAVNVLKKTIKERLQRQQWEQAHELYPLNNEDEPAHTWYTLLDEAIDQLPDQQQKAYLLSRYEQLTYAEISGKMNISRETVKKYIQLAIASITAYIKKKMAELKVLLFFLFF, encoded by the coding sequence ATGTCAATACCCGACAGCGTTGCTGAATATGAATTGTTGCAACAGGTTGCCTGTGGCAGCGAACGGGCCTTCGGGCAATTGTTTATGTGCTATCACCAATGGCTTATTTCTCACATCTTCCGTTTAACCGGCTCCATGGCGCAGGCCGAGGAAGTGGTGCAGGATGTATTTCTCAAGTTATGGGTGAACCGTGAAGTGCTGGCGGGCATCCAACGGTTCAAGCCCTATCTGTTTGTATTGTCGCGCAACCATGCGGTGAATGTGTTAAAGAAAACAATCAAAGAACGCCTGCAGCGGCAGCAATGGGAGCAGGCGCATGAGCTGTATCCCCTGAACAATGAAGACGAGCCAGCGCATACCTGGTATACCCTGCTCGATGAGGCCATCGACCAATTGCCTGACCAGCAGCAGAAAGCATATCTGTTGAGCCGGTACGAACAGTTGACCTATGCAGAAATAAGTGGCAAAATGAATATCTCCCGCGAAACGGTTAAAAAGTATATTCAACTGGCCATTGCATCCATCACTGCTTATATTAAAAAGAAAATGGCAGAACTAAAAGTGCTGCTGTTCTTTTTATTTTTTTGA
- a CDS encoding RteC domain-containing protein — protein sequence MKNSLLMQQCRLIYKRIQQDIQSHGSQLPDEIKYIEWGFGATLQAWLSIEKITEGYPFRDQQEEVCFYKSQKPRFTGLIDYFNLLYKSILFQPEDCTKWEDYWKRELHTCMDAIARFTIACLNYQQQQPDTDLYFLQHNNQQTLLFGSNVSTFDFQRTSYSCLLGRLIALKKYKKYIQEKICIRIPLRQIA from the coding sequence ATGAAAAATTCATTGTTAATGCAACAATGCCGGCTGATCTATAAACGGATTCAGCAGGATATTCAAAGTCACGGATCTCAATTACCCGATGAAATCAAATATATAGAATGGGGATTTGGCGCTACTCTGCAGGCCTGGTTAAGCATTGAGAAGATCACTGAAGGCTACCCATTCAGGGATCAACAAGAAGAAGTTTGTTTTTATAAAAGCCAGAAACCACGCTTCACGGGATTGATCGATTATTTTAATTTACTGTATAAATCGATTTTGTTTCAACCGGAAGATTGTACAAAATGGGAGGACTACTGGAAAAGGGAGTTGCATACCTGCATGGATGCTATTGCCAGATTCACAATAGCCTGCCTTAACTATCAACAGCAGCAACCCGATACTGACCTCTATTTCCTGCAGCATAATAATCAGCAAACGCTGCTTTTCGGCAGCAATGTATCCACTTTTGATTTTCAGCGTACTTCTTATAGCTGCCTGCTGGGCCGGCTGATTGCTTTGAAAAAATATAAAAAGTATATCCAGGAGAAAATCTGTATCAGGATTCCTTTAAGGCAAATTGCTTAA
- a CDS encoding alpha-L-fucosidase has translation MKRSLLILSLIIITHHSFAQVVVDSSLLLPEKDMQWWKDSKFGLFIHFGLYSVLGQGEWAMFYKRMDTSEYGKLKDSFTVSKFSGKSWVAIAKQAGCRYMVVTSRHHDGFSLFNTSVGNYNSLNSPVKKDLIKEYVDAAHEAGMKAGIYYSPLDWRYPGFFFPDLYYSNALEMKKQTYTQVHELLSNYGKIDILWYDGGEDNWLGFAGLMWDGGKGWYTRGFNKPYTGKFSWEPVKLNSMVRELQPKIVINPRSGWMGDFNTQEVTLRGRESRPWELCTNLSQTAWGWTPEAANRMMSLDSCIRLLVSVVCQDGNLLLNVGPKPDGEIEPAQVQRLKEIGDFLSRNGESIYGTKGGVWDATWGGTTFTDNAIYVHVLQVPADGKINLPAALKKIASAKYLGTNVKVNFKQRDNEIVLNGIVNKENKTDVIVKLNLQ, from the coding sequence ATGAAAAGATCCCTTTTAATACTGTCGTTGATTATCATTACCCACCATTCATTTGCACAGGTAGTTGTAGATTCCTCCCTGTTGCTTCCGGAAAAAGACATGCAATGGTGGAAAGATTCCAAGTTCGGCCTGTTCATTCATTTTGGTTTGTACTCCGTTCTGGGCCAGGGCGAATGGGCCATGTTCTATAAAAGGATGGACACGAGTGAATATGGCAAACTGAAAGACTCGTTCACCGTTTCAAAATTCTCCGGAAAAAGTTGGGTAGCCATTGCAAAGCAGGCCGGATGCAGGTACATGGTGGTCACCTCAAGACATCACGACGGTTTTAGTTTGTTCAATACCAGCGTTGGCAATTATAACTCCCTGAACAGCCCGGTAAAAAAAGACCTGATCAAAGAATATGTCGATGCAGCGCATGAAGCCGGCATGAAAGCTGGCATTTATTATTCGCCGCTCGACTGGCGGTATCCAGGTTTCTTTTTTCCCGACCTGTATTACTCCAATGCCCTGGAAATGAAAAAGCAAACCTACACCCAGGTTCATGAGTTGTTAAGCAATTATGGAAAGATCGATATTTTATGGTATGATGGAGGAGAAGATAACTGGCTTGGTTTTGCAGGTTTGATGTGGGATGGCGGCAAAGGTTGGTACACCCGTGGTTTCAATAAACCTTACACCGGAAAATTCAGCTGGGAACCTGTAAAGCTCAATTCAATGGTAAGAGAACTGCAACCAAAGATAGTGATCAATCCACGCAGCGGATGGATGGGTGATTTTAATACCCAGGAAGTAACCTTGAGAGGAAGAGAAAGCAGGCCCTGGGAATTGTGCACCAACTTAAGTCAAACTGCCTGGGGGTGGACGCCTGAGGCAGCCAACCGGATGATGTCGCTCGACAGCTGCATCCGTTTATTGGTGTCTGTTGTATGCCAGGATGGAAATCTATTGTTAAATGTGGGTCCAAAACCAGATGGAGAAATTGAGCCTGCGCAGGTGCAACGACTGAAAGAGATCGGTGATTTTCTTTCCAGAAACGGAGAAAGCATTTACGGCACCAAAGGAGGCGTGTGGGATGCAACATGGGGTGGAACCACTTTTACAGATAACGCGATCTACGTTCATGTTCTACAAGTTCCTGCAGATGGAAAAATTAATCTGCCGGCTGCTTTAAAAAAAATTGCCTCCGCAAAATACCTGGGAACGAATGTAAAGGTAAACTTCAAACAGCGTGACAATGAAATTGTATTGAATGGGATCGTCAATAAAGAAAACAAAACTGATGTGATCGTGAAGCTGAATTTGCAGTAG
- a CDS encoding glycoside hydrolase family 44 protein, which yields MKQFFLTSLLFCLYIALHAQNVQVNVQIFNNRKAVSPFIYGRNNSLSDNPGSPVSANTWQLYKDAGLNFFRENGGNNLTKHNWRLKISSHPDWYNNVYSSDWDFAAQSLHQNLPAAQGMWGFQLIGQAASNTANNFNDWGYNNSQWWSGVNQNLAGGGVVNTAGGSQALTNGDPTKYLEPWTADSTTGILTHWFGNGGLGLDAAHIRYWNMDNEVEIWSGTHDDVMPVQPDAETFMQLYFAVAKKARALFPGIKLTGPVSPNEWQWFNFGGAPVTGSDGKRYPWLQYFIKRVAEEEQSTGIRLLDVIDLHFYPGSNSASNVVQYHRVFFDSTYIFPEANGVKVVNGGWDNSIQIENVFGRCQQWLNQYMGSGNGVTFAVSETATQLQNDPNALAVWYASMLGEFMNHGVEYFSPWNWDPGMWETLHLFSRYNKSNSVLATSSDEQNVSAYTTVNNNNDSVTIALVNRSQNQSKTVVINFPDFLAANQAVQTLTLRNLPAGTETFVSHSSNALQQATISPANNTLQVTLAPMSITSLLVTGAGVALPQNLLTFTASKGDNKVVLNFTTTNQLNIASFEVERSADGSSFKRIGAVTSENANSKYTFVDEQPLPTVNYYRLKMIDQHGGYSYSKMVTIRYDKNGSMAIFPNPAKDVLTVQLHLPAGAVSLQIIDGMGRMVKTMTLQSPGSTLSTAIELSGLAAGQYYLHAGSEVISFIKQK from the coding sequence ATGAAACAGTTCTTCTTAACCAGTTTGTTGTTTTGCCTGTATATAGCACTCCATGCGCAGAATGTGCAGGTTAATGTGCAGATCTTTAATAACAGAAAAGCGGTTTCTCCATTTATCTATGGCCGCAATAATTCTCTTTCCGACAATCCGGGAAGCCCTGTTTCAGCAAATACCTGGCAGCTGTATAAAGATGCAGGTCTTAATTTCTTCCGCGAAAATGGCGGCAACAACCTCACCAAACACAATTGGCGGCTAAAAATCAGCAGCCATCCCGACTGGTATAATAATGTATATAGTTCTGATTGGGATTTTGCGGCACAATCCCTTCACCAGAATCTTCCTGCAGCTCAGGGTATGTGGGGCTTTCAGCTCATTGGCCAGGCGGCCAGCAACACTGCCAACAATTTCAACGATTGGGGTTATAATAACTCACAATGGTGGTCGGGCGTAAATCAAAACCTCGCAGGCGGCGGTGTGGTAAATACGGCCGGCGGCAGCCAGGCCCTCACCAATGGAGACCCCACCAAATACCTGGAGCCCTGGACGGCAGATTCTACCACTGGTATCCTCACCCATTGGTTTGGAAACGGAGGCCTGGGCCTGGATGCTGCCCACATCAGGTACTGGAATATGGACAATGAAGTGGAGATCTGGTCGGGCACGCACGACGATGTGATGCCGGTTCAACCCGATGCAGAAACATTCATGCAATTGTATTTTGCAGTAGCCAAAAAAGCAAGGGCGCTTTTTCCCGGCATTAAGTTAACGGGGCCTGTGAGCCCGAATGAATGGCAATGGTTTAACTTTGGCGGGGCGCCGGTTACCGGCTCCGATGGAAAACGGTATCCCTGGCTGCAGTATTTTATTAAACGGGTGGCTGAAGAAGAACAAAGCACAGGCATCAGGTTGTTAGATGTTATCGATCTTCATTTCTATCCTGGAAGCAACTCCGCTTCGAATGTGGTGCAATATCACCGGGTGTTTTTTGACAGCACTTATATTTTCCCCGAGGCCAACGGCGTAAAAGTGGTGAATGGGGGATGGGATAACTCCATACAGATAGAAAATGTTTTTGGCAGATGCCAGCAATGGCTGAACCAATATATGGGTTCCGGCAACGGCGTTACTTTTGCTGTATCTGAAACCGCTACGCAGCTACAAAATGATCCGAATGCCCTGGCCGTTTGGTATGCGTCTATGCTGGGCGAATTCATGAACCATGGGGTAGAATACTTCTCGCCCTGGAACTGGGACCCCGGTATGTGGGAAACCCTGCACCTGTTTAGCCGGTATAATAAAAGTAATAGTGTATTGGCCACTTCCAGCGATGAACAGAATGTATCGGCCTACACAACCGTTAATAACAATAATGATTCGGTAACCATAGCACTGGTTAACAGGTCTCAAAACCAGTCAAAGACTGTGGTGATAAACTTTCCCGATTTCCTGGCTGCCAACCAGGCTGTACAAACGCTCACGCTGCGTAACTTACCGGCGGGCACAGAAACCTTTGTATCGCATAGCAGCAATGCCCTGCAACAGGCTACCATTTCGCCGGCAAACAATACGTTGCAGGTTACCCTGGCGCCTATGTCAATTACTTCGCTGCTGGTAACCGGCGCAGGAGTGGCGCTTCCTCAAAACCTGCTTACTTTCACCGCATCAAAAGGCGATAACAAAGTGGTCCTGAATTTTACCACCACCAACCAGTTGAACATTGCTTCATTTGAGGTGGAAAGAAGCGCGGATGGCTCATCCTTTAAAAGAATTGGGGCAGTAACAAGTGAAAACGCCAATAGCAAATACACTTTTGTTGATGAACAACCGCTGCCCACTGTGAATTATTACCGGCTTAAAATGATAGACCAGCATGGCGGTTATTCCTATAGCAAAATGGTAACCATCCGCTACGATAAAAATGGTTCAATGGCCATCTTTCCCAACCCGGCTAAAGATGTGTTAACGGTTCAATTGCATCTGCCGGCAGGCGCTGTGTCGCTTCAAATAATTGACGGAATGGGACGCATGGTAAAAACGATGACCTTGCAATCGCCGGGCAGCACTTTATCAACGGCGATAGAGCTTAGTGGGCTTGCCGCAGGGCAGTATTATCTTCATGCCGGCAGCGAGGTTATAAGCTTTATAAAACAAAAATAA